One window from the genome of Acetomicrobium sp. S15 = DSM 107314 encodes:
- a CDS encoding radical SAM protein yields the protein MARTFGLGSGRALGHAAMSAAPQAIFGPKGAYYITSTIQTSRGCPFDCAFCSVSNVFGKRYRHRPVEDVVRSIRAGGYRLGITLERLRMFFANASIARFFTALVLSMAYVLLLGK from the coding sequence ATGGCAAGGACATTTGGGCTTGGCTCGGGCAGGGCATTGGGCCATGCTGCTATGAGCGCAGCGCCACAGGCGATCTTTGGACCAAAAGGAGCATACTATATAACAAGCACCATACAGACAAGCAGAGGTTGTCCTTTTGACTGCGCTTTTTGCTCCGTCTCTAATGTCTTCGGAAAAAGATACCGCCACCGGCCCGTAGAAGACGTCGTCCGCTCGATCCGAGCCGGTGGCTACAGGTTGGGCATCACGCTCGAAAGGTTGAGGATGTTTTTTGCGAACGCCTCTATAGCGCGATTTTTTACTGCATTAGTTCTATCGATGGCTTATGTGTTGCTGTTGGGTAAG